One segment of Streptomyces sp. XD-27 DNA contains the following:
- a CDS encoding cation-translocating P-type ATPase yields the protein MTATVTGTAEVELAIGGMTCASCAARVEKKLNRMDGVEATVNYATEKAKVTYRRDLAVADLIATVEATGYTATPPAPAPARTGRSAADAGTAAEAGEAEGADELRPLRQRLATAVVLAVPVVVLAMVPAWQFEYWQWLSLTLAAPVVTYAAWPFHRAAFTNARHGAATMDTLISLGTGAAFLWSLWALFFGTAGMPGMTHGFELTIARTDGAGTIYLETAAGVTAFILAGRYFEARSKRRAGAALRALLELGAKEVTVLRDGREELIRTEDLAVGDRFVIRPGEKIATDGVVVDGSSAVDASMLTGESVPVEVAVGDAVTGATLNAGGRLVVEATRVGADTQLARMAQLVADAQNGKAAAQRLADRISAVFVPVVIALALGTLGFWLGSGAGLTAAFTAAVAVLIIACPCALGLATPTALMVGTGRGAQLGILIKGPEVLETTRRVDTVVLDKTGTVTTGRMTLLKVHTAEGEDEAEVLRLAGALEHASEHPIARAVATGAAQRVGALPTPEDFAGVPGLGVQGVVDGHAVLVGREKLLADWSMELPPALARAKAAAEADGRTAVAVAWDGRARAVLEVADAVKDTSAEAVRRLRALGLTPVLLTGDNTAVARAVAREVGIDEVIAEVLPEDKVDVVKRLQAEGRAVAMVGDGVNDAAALAQADLGLAMGTGTDAAIEAGDLTLVRGDLRVAADAIRLSRRTLGTIKSNLFWAFAYNVAALPLAASGLLNPMIAGAAMAFSSVFVVGNSLRLRRFRALG from the coding sequence ATGACAGCCACGGTGACCGGCACGGCCGAGGTGGAACTCGCCATCGGCGGGATGACCTGCGCTTCGTGTGCCGCCCGCGTCGAGAAGAAGCTCAACCGCATGGACGGGGTCGAGGCCACCGTCAACTACGCGACCGAGAAGGCCAAGGTCACCTACCGCCGCGACCTCGCTGTGGCCGATCTGATCGCCACGGTCGAGGCCACGGGCTACACCGCGACTCCGCCCGCCCCCGCCCCTGCCCGTACGGGGCGCTCCGCGGCCGACGCCGGAACGGCGGCCGAAGCCGGTGAGGCCGAGGGAGCGGACGAGCTGCGGCCGTTGCGGCAGCGCCTGGCCACCGCCGTCGTCCTCGCCGTTCCCGTGGTCGTCCTGGCCATGGTGCCGGCCTGGCAGTTCGAGTACTGGCAGTGGCTGTCCCTGACGCTCGCCGCGCCGGTGGTGACATACGCGGCGTGGCCGTTCCACCGCGCCGCCTTCACCAACGCCCGGCACGGCGCGGCCACCATGGACACGTTGATCTCGCTCGGCACCGGCGCCGCGTTCCTGTGGTCGCTGTGGGCGCTGTTCTTCGGCACCGCCGGGATGCCCGGCATGACCCACGGCTTCGAGCTGACCATCGCCCGCACCGACGGCGCCGGCACGATCTACCTGGAGACGGCCGCCGGGGTGACCGCGTTCATCCTCGCCGGGCGGTACTTCGAGGCCCGTTCCAAGCGCAGGGCGGGCGCGGCCCTCAGGGCGCTGCTGGAGCTGGGCGCCAAGGAGGTCACCGTTCTGCGCGACGGCCGCGAGGAGCTGATCCGTACCGAGGACCTCGCCGTCGGCGACCGGTTCGTGATCCGCCCCGGCGAGAAGATCGCCACCGACGGAGTGGTCGTCGACGGCAGCTCGGCGGTCGACGCGTCGATGCTCACCGGCGAGTCGGTGCCGGTGGAGGTGGCGGTGGGGGACGCGGTCACCGGCGCCACGCTCAACGCGGGCGGACGGCTGGTGGTCGAGGCCACCCGGGTCGGCGCCGACACCCAGCTGGCCCGGATGGCCCAGCTCGTGGCGGACGCCCAGAACGGCAAGGCCGCCGCCCAGCGCCTCGCCGACCGGATCTCCGCCGTCTTCGTCCCCGTGGTCATCGCGCTGGCGCTGGGCACCCTGGGCTTCTGGCTCGGCAGCGGCGCGGGGCTGACGGCCGCGTTCACCGCGGCCGTCGCCGTCCTGATCATCGCGTGCCCCTGCGCCCTGGGCCTGGCGACCCCGACCGCGCTGATGGTCGGCACCGGGCGCGGCGCGCAGCTGGGCATCCTGATCAAGGGCCCGGAGGTGCTGGAGACCACCCGCAGGGTCGACACCGTCGTGCTGGACAAGACCGGCACCGTCACCACCGGCCGGATGACCCTGCTGAAGGTGCACACCGCCGAGGGGGAGGACGAGGCGGAGGTGCTGCGGCTGGCCGGCGCGCTGGAGCACGCCTCCGAGCACCCGATAGCGCGAGCGGTCGCCACCGGGGCCGCGCAGCGGGTGGGCGCCCTGCCCACCCCCGAGGACTTCGCAGGCGTCCCCGGCCTCGGGGTACAGGGCGTGGTCGACGGCCACGCCGTGCTGGTGGGGCGGGAGAAGCTGCTGGCCGACTGGTCGATGGAGCTGCCGCCGGCGCTGGCGCGGGCCAAGGCGGCGGCCGAGGCCGACGGGCGTACGGCCGTCGCGGTGGCCTGGGACGGCCGGGCCCGCGCCGTTCTGGAGGTCGCCGACGCGGTCAAGGACACCAGCGCGGAGGCGGTCCGGCGGCTGCGCGCGCTCGGCCTGACCCCCGTCCTGCTGACCGGCGACAACACCGCGGTCGCCCGCGCGGTCGCCCGCGAGGTCGGCATCGACGAGGTGATCGCCGAGGTCCTGCCGGAGGACAAGGTCGACGTGGTCAAGCGGCTCCAGGCCGAGGGACGGGCCGTGGCCATGGTGGGCGACGGCGTCAACGACGCGGCCGCGCTCGCCCAGGCCGACCTGGGCCTGGCCATGGGCACGGGCACCGACGCGGCCATCGAGGCCGGTGACCTGACCCTCGTCCGCGGTGACCTGCGCGTCGCCGCGGACGCCATCCGGCTCTCCCGCCGCACGCTGGGCACCATCAAGTCGAACCTGTTCTGGGCCTTCGCCTACAACGTCGCCGCCCTGCCGCTGGCCGCGAGCGGCCTGCTCAACCCGATGATCGCCGGAGCGGCCATGGCCTTCTCCTCCGTCTTCGTCGTCGGCAACAGCCTCCGCCTGCGCCGCTTCCGGGCCCTCGGCTGA
- a CDS encoding PLP-dependent aminotransferase family protein → MRSADSGAGARTAPEADSGAGADLHLVLDGAGNRREQLMRALRDAISSGRLSPGVRLPPYRSFAADLGIARNTVGEAYAELVAEGWLTARQGSGTYVARRAEPGAPTPVRRRPPAPRRVVHDLMPSSPDASAFPRAAWLTSARRALSTAPSEAFGVGDPRGRHELRTALAEYLARARGVRATADQIIVCAGFAHALRLLGACLRGTVAVESYGLGFHRDLLAGAGLDTVPLTVDSGGARIGELPGTGADSVLLTPAHQYPTGGPLAAERRAAVVDWARARGGLLLEDDYDGEFRYDRQPIGAVQGLDPDRVVYLGSASKSLSPALRLGWMAVPESLVDSVLAAKGVRELRSSALEQLTLADFIACGAYDRQLRRMRQVYRRRRDQLVATLAERAPHIGVSGIAAGLHAVLELPPGTEAAALRSARRLGLALDGLSDYRHPAAGMPPRDGLVIGYGTPPDHAYGAALDALCLALP, encoded by the coding sequence ATGCGGTCAGCGGACTCCGGGGCGGGCGCCCGGACGGCTCCCGAGGCGGACTCCGGGGCGGGCGCCGATCTGCACCTGGTGTTGGACGGCGCCGGGAACCGCAGGGAGCAGCTGATGCGCGCCCTGCGCGACGCCATCTCCTCCGGCCGACTGTCCCCCGGCGTCCGCCTCCCGCCGTACCGGTCCTTCGCCGCCGACCTCGGCATCGCCCGCAACACGGTCGGCGAGGCCTACGCGGAGCTGGTCGCCGAGGGCTGGCTCACCGCCCGCCAGGGGTCGGGCACGTACGTCGCCCGGCGCGCCGAACCCGGCGCCCCGACGCCCGTACGCCGCAGGCCCCCGGCCCCGCGCCGCGTCGTCCACGACCTGATGCCCAGTTCGCCCGACGCGTCCGCGTTCCCCCGGGCGGCGTGGCTCACCTCCGCGCGGCGCGCGCTGAGCACCGCGCCGAGCGAGGCGTTCGGGGTCGGCGACCCGCGCGGCCGCCACGAGCTGCGCACCGCGCTGGCGGAGTACCTCGCACGAGCCCGCGGCGTACGCGCCACCGCCGACCAGATCATCGTCTGCGCCGGGTTCGCCCACGCCCTGCGCCTGCTCGGCGCGTGCCTGCGCGGCACGGTGGCGGTCGAGTCGTACGGCCTGGGCTTCCACCGCGACCTGCTCGCCGGGGCGGGGCTGGACACCGTCCCCCTCACGGTCGACTCCGGCGGCGCGCGGATCGGCGAACTGCCCGGCACCGGCGCCGACTCCGTGCTGCTCACGCCCGCGCACCAGTACCCGACCGGCGGGCCGCTGGCCGCCGAGCGCCGGGCGGCGGTCGTCGACTGGGCCCGCGCCCGCGGCGGCCTGCTGCTGGAGGACGACTACGACGGCGAGTTCCGCTACGACCGGCAGCCGATCGGCGCCGTCCAGGGCCTCGACCCGGACCGGGTCGTCTATCTCGGATCGGCCAGTAAGAGCCTCTCCCCCGCCCTGCGGCTGGGGTGGATGGCCGTACCCGAGTCGCTCGTCGACAGCGTCCTCGCCGCCAAGGGCGTCCGCGAACTGCGGTCGAGCGCCCTGGAGCAGCTGACGCTGGCCGACTTCATCGCCTGCGGCGCGTACGACCGCCAGCTCCGCCGCATGCGCCAGGTCTACCGGCGCCGCCGCGACCAGCTCGTCGCCACGCTCGCCGAGCGGGCCCCGCACATCGGGGTCAGCGGCATCGCCGCCGGGCTGCACGCCGTCCTGGAGCTTCCGCCGGGGACCGAGGCGGCGGCCCTGCGCTCGGCGCGCCGCCTGGGCCTCGCCCTCGACGGGCTCTCCGACTACCGGCACCCGGCGGCCGGCATGCCGCCGCGCGACGGCCTCGTCATCGGTTACGGCACGCCGCCCGACCACGCCTACGGGGCCGCGCTGGACGCCCTGTGCCTGGCGCTGCCGTGA
- a CDS encoding FAD-dependent oxidoreductase: MTQDTDVVVIGMGVGGEHVAGRLAEAGLDVVGVEAELVGGECPYWACVPSKMMIRAGNLLAEARRVPGMAGQASVTPDFAPVAARIREEATDGWSDQAAVDRFTGKGGRFVRGRGRLAGPGRVDVDGQVFTAGRGVVLATGSRPQIPPVPGLDQVPYWTNRDAVAAEEPPGSLIVLGGGAVGLELAQAFARFGTRVTVVEARDQLLPVEEPEAGALLAEVLGAEGIAVRTRARATAVRHGGDTGDTGGAGVVGNAGGAFTLTLDGGDPITADRLLVATGRRPNLADLGLETVGLDPDARALSVDGQLRATEGVWGSATSPGPARSPMWRCTRPRSPYAPSSARRDPARTTTP, encoded by the coding sequence ATGACACAGGACACCGATGTCGTCGTCATCGGGATGGGCGTGGGGGGTGAGCACGTCGCCGGGCGGTTGGCCGAGGCCGGTCTCGACGTCGTCGGGGTGGAGGCGGAACTGGTCGGCGGGGAGTGCCCGTACTGGGCCTGCGTGCCGAGCAAGATGATGATCCGCGCCGGGAACCTCCTCGCCGAGGCCCGGCGCGTCCCCGGCATGGCCGGGCAGGCCTCCGTCACCCCGGACTTCGCGCCCGTCGCGGCCCGGATCCGCGAGGAGGCGACGGACGGCTGGAGCGACCAGGCGGCCGTGGACCGGTTCACCGGCAAGGGCGGACGGTTCGTGCGCGGCCGCGGGCGGCTGGCCGGGCCCGGCCGGGTCGACGTCGACGGCCAGGTGTTCACCGCCGGGCGCGGCGTCGTCCTCGCCACGGGCAGCCGCCCGCAGATCCCGCCCGTACCGGGCCTGGACCAGGTGCCGTACTGGACCAACCGCGACGCGGTCGCGGCCGAGGAGCCGCCCGGCTCGCTGATCGTCCTCGGCGGCGGCGCCGTCGGCTTGGAGCTGGCCCAGGCCTTCGCGCGCTTCGGTACCCGGGTGACCGTCGTCGAGGCCAGGGACCAGCTGCTGCCCGTGGAGGAGCCCGAGGCCGGGGCGCTGCTCGCGGAGGTGCTCGGCGCGGAGGGCATCGCCGTACGCACACGGGCGCGGGCCACCGCCGTACGTCATGGCGGGGACACCGGGGACACCGGAGGTGCCGGGGTCGTCGGCAACGCCGGGGGCGCCTTCACCCTCACCCTCGACGGGGGCGACCCGATCACCGCCGACCGCCTGCTGGTGGCCACCGGGCGGCGCCCCAACCTGGCCGACCTCGGCCTGGAGACCGTCGGCCTCGACCCGGACGCCCGCGCCCTGTCCGTGGACGGGCAGCTGCGCGCCACCGAGGGCGTGTGGGGGTCGGCGACCTCACCGGGGCCGGCGCGTTCACCCATGTGGCGATGTACCAGGCCGAGATCGCCGTACGCGCCATCCTCGGCGCGCCGGGACCCGGCGCGGACTACCACGCCCTGA
- a CDS encoding DUF305 domain-containing protein, producing the protein MTNRSLARRAAAAVAVAAAAAVLAACGGSDDKGSGGHSGHGKDATPSATASQSAGKDHNAADVSFAQGMIPHHRQAVAMADLAADRASSQQVKDLAVTIKKAQDPEIKTMSGWLTSWGEQTPAEGHGAHHSGHDMPGMMGEEDMARLEKASGKAFDTAFLELMIEHHEGAVTMAGTEQDKGSHQAAKDMAEDIVASQSAEITRMKKLLGKD; encoded by the coding sequence ATGACCAACCGTTCCCTGGCCCGCCGGGCGGCGGCCGCCGTCGCCGTGGCCGCGGCGGCCGCGGTACTCGCCGCCTGCGGCGGAAGCGACGACAAGGGCTCGGGCGGCCACTCCGGCCACGGCAAGGACGCCACCCCCTCCGCGACCGCGTCGCAGAGCGCCGGCAAGGACCACAACGCCGCGGACGTCTCTTTCGCGCAAGGGATGATCCCGCACCACCGGCAGGCGGTCGCGATGGCCGACCTGGCGGCCGACCGCGCGTCGTCGCAGCAGGTCAAGGACCTCGCCGTCACGATCAAGAAGGCGCAGGACCCGGAGATCAAGACGATGTCCGGCTGGCTGACCTCATGGGGCGAGCAGACGCCCGCCGAGGGGCACGGCGCCCACCACTCCGGTCACGACATGCCCGGAATGATGGGCGAAGAGGACATGGCCCGGCTGGAGAAGGCGTCCGGCAAGGCGTTCGACACCGCCTTCCTGGAGCTCATGATCGAACACCACGAGGGCGCGGTGACCATGGCCGGTACGGAGCAGGACAAGGGCTCCCACCAGGCGGCCAAGGACATGGCCGAGGACATCGTGGCCTCCCAGAGCGCGGAGATCACCCGGATGAAGAAGCTCCTCGGCAAGGACTGA
- a CDS encoding TetR/AcrR family transcriptional regulator, whose protein sequence is MADKAAPKRRRDPQRRIEEIAAATERVIAARGIEGLTHRAVAEEAGVPLGATTYHFATKDDLIEAALRRSVDRYGAYLDDWVAQRPGLTAEQLVVLLTDVLMACFGPNRDQHTVELELFLAALRRPALRPIADRDIELTTNALLGYVDQDTAAAAATAMTGLTLRGLAGSRPPTRTEVESVLRRVLTPNPTLTPAPTRE, encoded by the coding sequence ATGGCCGACAAGGCGGCCCCCAAGCGGCGGCGTGATCCCCAGCGGCGGATCGAGGAGATCGCCGCCGCCACCGAGCGCGTCATCGCCGCGCGCGGCATCGAGGGGCTGACCCACCGGGCCGTCGCCGAGGAGGCGGGGGTGCCGCTGGGGGCGACCACGTACCACTTCGCCACCAAGGACGACCTCATCGAGGCGGCCCTGCGGCGCTCCGTCGACCGGTACGGCGCCTATCTGGACGATTGGGTCGCCCAGCGCCCCGGGCTCACCGCCGAGCAGCTCGTGGTCCTGCTCACCGACGTCCTCATGGCCTGCTTCGGGCCGAACCGCGACCAGCACACCGTGGAGCTGGAGCTCTTCCTGGCCGCGCTGCGCCGCCCCGCGCTGCGGCCGATCGCCGACCGCGACATCGAGCTGACGACCAACGCCCTGCTCGGTTACGTCGACCAGGACACCGCCGCGGCCGCCGCCACCGCGATGACGGGCCTGACCCTGCGCGGCCTCGCGGGCAGCCGGCCCCCCACCCGTACCGAGGTGGAGTCCGTCCTGCGGCGCGTCCTCACGCCGAACCCCACCCTGACGCCCGCCCCCACACGCGAGTGA
- a CDS encoding PadR family transcriptional regulator, whose protein sequence is MSLRHAVLGLLAERPASGYDLLKTFQTSLANVWPATQSQLYGELTRLADAGLLSVSAEGPRGRKEYAVTEAGREELRHWLLETDPVTVRRSDMLLRVFLLGTVREEQALDHLRALVDRFDAFHDELRAINDSVPWGEGTGLTVYGRITLEWGLRFMTMQREWATWAAEQIAASQEEIAAPQEEAAAPRRRPRPPKRADPPKSCGVTPCRGSSAWSRSSGSRR, encoded by the coding sequence ATGAGCCTTCGACACGCCGTACTGGGACTGCTGGCCGAGCGTCCGGCAAGCGGGTACGACCTGCTCAAGACCTTTCAGACCTCGCTGGCGAACGTGTGGCCGGCCACCCAGAGCCAGCTGTACGGGGAGCTGACCCGCCTCGCCGACGCCGGTCTGCTGTCGGTGTCCGCCGAGGGCCCGCGCGGCCGCAAGGAGTACGCCGTCACCGAGGCGGGCCGCGAGGAGCTGCGGCACTGGCTGCTGGAGACCGACCCCGTGACCGTGCGGCGCAGCGACATGCTGCTCCGCGTCTTCCTCCTCGGGACCGTGCGGGAGGAACAGGCCCTCGACCATCTTCGGGCGCTTGTCGACCGCTTCGACGCGTTCCACGACGAACTGCGCGCGATCAACGACTCGGTCCCGTGGGGTGAGGGGACCGGCCTGACCGTCTACGGCCGCATCACCCTCGAATGGGGCCTGCGGTTCATGACCATGCAGCGGGAATGGGCGACCTGGGCGGCGGAGCAGATCGCGGCTTCCCAGGAAGAGATCGCGGCCCCCCAGGAGGAGGCCGCGGCCCCCAGGAGGAGGCCGCGGCCCCCGAAGCGGGCTGACCCGCCGAAGAGCTGCGGCGTTACGCCGTGCCGGGGGTCTTCCGCGTGGTCACGTTCATCCGGTTCCAGGCGTTGA
- a CDS encoding carboxymuconolactone decarboxylase family protein, with protein sequence MTAIQIPQRMNFTAAAPKVFKAVLTLDAAAREGLDPVLVELVQIRASQINRCAYCIDYHTGDARKAGETEERMHQLSAWEESSLYSAKERAALALTEAVTRLPEGVPDHVYDEAARHFEESELAHLIALIFTVNAWNRMNVTTRKTPGTA encoded by the coding sequence ATGACAGCGATTCAGATTCCCCAGCGCATGAACTTCACCGCCGCCGCCCCCAAGGTCTTCAAGGCGGTTCTGACGCTCGACGCGGCCGCCCGTGAAGGGCTCGACCCGGTGCTGGTCGAACTGGTGCAGATCCGCGCGTCCCAGATCAACCGGTGCGCGTACTGCATCGACTACCACACGGGTGACGCCCGCAAGGCAGGCGAGACCGAGGAGCGGATGCATCAGCTCAGCGCCTGGGAGGAGTCCAGCCTCTACAGCGCGAAAGAGCGCGCCGCGCTGGCTCTCACCGAGGCGGTCACCCGGCTGCCCGAGGGCGTGCCGGACCATGTCTACGACGAGGCGGCCCGGCACTTCGAGGAGTCGGAGCTGGCCCACCTCATCGCGCTGATCTTCACGGTCAACGCCTGGAACCGGATGAACGTGACCACGCGGAAGACCCCCGGCACGGCGTAA
- a CDS encoding DUF6153 family protein — MPMPVASSVQQAEGCAHVDDRGHDGGHTEHADATCAAGGTSTGPVLPALPPSPVPAVADRAVAEPDAVAAVGGRAPPSLSELQLLRI; from the coding sequence ATGCCGATGCCCGTCGCCTCCTCCGTGCAACAGGCCGAGGGCTGTGCGCATGTGGACGACCGCGGCCACGACGGTGGGCACACGGAGCACGCCGACGCCACGTGCGCGGCAGGCGGTACCAGCACCGGGCCGGTGCTGCCCGCGCTGCCGCCCTCCCCGGTTCCGGCCGTCGCCGACCGGGCCGTGGCCGAGCCGGACGCCGTGGCGGCGGTCGGCGGCCGCGCTCCTCCGTCGTTGAGCGAGCTGCAACTCCTGCGCATTTAG
- a CDS encoding SAV_915 family protein, translated as MAEMLYGDDPEPSDRFPAGPLYVPVRSGPTGCAARLFRTPLGGRTAVGFTTERRLTAVLGPGQAWIRLAESALRALAEPLGVSAVTVDPQFAAPPAARAFVPAPAPVRAAAPPPAGSAAPPKPERPWHGWDSPAAGPPTPVLSGPAGMRMRGAAR; from the coding sequence ATGGCAGAAATGCTCTACGGAGACGATCCGGAGCCTTCTGATCGTTTCCCGGCCGGACCGCTGTATGTGCCTGTCCGGTCGGGACCCACGGGGTGCGCGGCCCGCCTGTTCCGCACGCCACTCGGCGGCCGTACAGCCGTCGGCTTCACGACCGAGCGGCGGCTGACCGCCGTTCTCGGCCCGGGACAGGCCTGGATCCGGCTGGCGGAGTCCGCGCTTCGGGCGCTGGCCGAGCCGCTGGGGGTCAGCGCGGTCACGGTGGATCCGCAGTTCGCCGCGCCCCCCGCCGCCCGCGCGTTCGTCCCCGCTCCCGCTCCGGTGCGCGCCGCCGCTCCGCCGCCCGCCGGCTCGGCCGCGCCACCAAAGCCCGAACGCCCCTGGCACGGCTGGGATTCGCCCGCTGCCGGGCCGCCGACGCCGGTCCTCAGCGGGCCGGCGGGGATGCGGATGAGGGGGGCGGCGCGATGA
- a CDS encoding NADPH-dependent F420 reductase → MKIAVLGTGGGGRAHAAKLAELGHDVIVGTRDPEATLARTEPDMMGNPPYGQWLAEHPGIRLATFAEAAAAADELVINGIDGHNAVRALTAIADRLAGKVLIDYAVPFIYNPEVEHPWLTPWGVMPKLDPCDTDSLGEQIQRALPETRVVKAFVTQEQETVVDPQAIGGGDHTMFVAGDDADAKQVATDLLKSYGWTDILDLGGLVCARGMEMYAHMHSAIQFGLGGARFGVKIVR, encoded by the coding sequence ATGAAGATCGCAGTTCTGGGCACCGGCGGCGGTGGCCGCGCGCACGCCGCCAAGCTCGCCGAGCTCGGCCACGACGTCATCGTCGGCACCCGCGACCCCGAGGCCACCCTCGCCCGCACCGAGCCCGACATGATGGGCAACCCGCCCTACGGACAGTGGCTCGCCGAGCACCCCGGCATCCGCCTCGCCACCTTCGCGGAGGCCGCGGCCGCCGCCGACGAACTCGTCATCAACGGCATCGACGGCCACAACGCCGTCCGGGCGCTGACCGCCATCGCCGACCGGCTGGCGGGGAAGGTGCTGATCGACTACGCCGTCCCCTTCATCTACAACCCCGAGGTCGAGCACCCGTGGCTCACGCCGTGGGGCGTGATGCCGAAGCTCGACCCGTGCGACACCGACAGCCTCGGAGAGCAGATCCAGCGCGCCCTGCCCGAGACTCGCGTGGTGAAAGCCTTCGTCACGCAGGAGCAGGAGACCGTCGTCGATCCGCAGGCCATCGGCGGCGGCGACCACACGATGTTCGTCGCCGGTGACGACGCCGACGCCAAGCAGGTCGCGACCGACCTGCTGAAGTCCTACGGCTGGACCGACATCCTCGACCTGGGCGGCCTCGTGTGCGCCCGGGGCATGGAGATGTACGCCCACATGCACAGCGCGATCCAGTTCGGCCTGGGTGGCGCCCGCTTCGGCGTCAAGATCGTCCGCTGA
- the lysA gene encoding diaminopimelate decarboxylase has translation MTTLPMAPGTSGAPGAPGTPAAATPAPPAPPAPPGHTTADLAVWPATTARLPHGDLAVGGVSLAGLADRFGTPTYLLDEDEVRTRCRTYRHAFPEAEAEVLYAAKAFLSRAMAHWVCEEGLGLDVCSAGELELAVTTGFPAERIVLHGNAKSRHDLDTALRLGVGRIVLDSPSEIARLAAAVPAGSRQKVMVRVVPGITAGGHAKIRTGTEGQKFGLSITDGSAQHAVTRILDQPRLELTGLHCHLGSQITSAKPYLSAVRRMVGLMARIHEQHGVELPELDLGGGHGVAYRPGEASLDITALARRLRAALVESCAAAGLAVPRLLIEPGRAIAGPAGVVLYRVLAVKPSGGHTFVAVDGGMSDNPRPALYGVRYAPALVGRHSTAPPVTADVVGRHCEAGDVLATGVPLPGDVRPGDLLAVPVAGAYHLAMASGYNLVGRPPVVAVARGHARLLVRRESLDDIRSRDVGL, from the coding sequence ATGACCACCCTGCCGATGGCGCCGGGCACGTCCGGCGCCCCGGGCGCCCCCGGCACCCCCGCCGCGGCCACTCCCGCGCCCCCCGCACCCCCCGCGCCTCCCGGGCACACCACCGCTGACCTGGCCGTCTGGCCCGCCACGACCGCCCGGTTGCCGCACGGCGACCTGGCCGTGGGCGGCGTGTCCCTCGCCGGACTGGCCGACCGCTTCGGTACGCCCACGTACCTGCTGGACGAGGACGAGGTGCGGACCCGGTGCCGCACCTACCGGCACGCCTTTCCGGAGGCGGAGGCCGAAGTCCTCTACGCGGCCAAGGCGTTCCTGAGCCGCGCCATGGCGCACTGGGTGTGCGAGGAGGGCCTGGGCCTCGACGTGTGCTCCGCCGGGGAGTTGGAGCTCGCCGTCACCACGGGGTTCCCGGCCGAGCGGATCGTGCTGCACGGCAACGCCAAGAGCCGCCACGACCTGGACACCGCGCTGCGGCTGGGCGTCGGGCGCATCGTGCTCGACAGCCCGTCGGAGATCGCCCGGCTGGCGGCCGCGGTGCCCGCGGGCAGCCGCCAGAAGGTCATGGTCCGTGTGGTGCCGGGGATCACCGCGGGCGGCCACGCCAAGATCCGGACCGGTACGGAGGGGCAGAAGTTCGGCTTGTCGATCACCGACGGCTCGGCGCAGCACGCCGTCACCCGGATCCTGGACCAGCCGCGGCTGGAACTGACCGGCCTGCACTGCCACTTGGGCTCGCAGATCACCTCGGCCAAGCCCTATCTGTCGGCCGTGCGCCGCATGGTCGGCCTCATGGCCAGGATCCACGAGCAGCACGGTGTCGAGCTGCCCGAACTGGACCTCGGCGGTGGCCACGGCGTCGCCTACCGGCCGGGCGAGGCGTCCCTGGACATCACCGCGCTGGCCCGGCGGCTGCGCGCCGCGCTGGTCGAGAGCTGCGCGGCGGCGGGGCTGGCCGTACCCCGGCTGCTGATCGAGCCGGGCCGCGCCATCGCGGGCCCGGCCGGGGTCGTGCTGTACCGGGTCCTCGCGGTCAAACCGTCCGGCGGGCACACGTTCGTCGCCGTGGACGGCGGAATGAGCGACAATCCGCGGCCCGCGCTCTACGGGGTCCGGTACGCGCCCGCGCTGGTCGGGCGGCACTCGACGGCGCCTCCCGTCACGGCGGACGTGGTCGGCCGGCACTGCGAGGCGGGCGACGTGCTCGCCACCGGGGTCCCGCTGCCCGGCGACGTGCGCCCCGGGGACCTGCTGGCCGTACCCGTCGCGGGCGCGTACCACCTGGCCATGGCCTCCGGCTACAACCTGGTCGGCCGCCCGCCCGTGGTCGCCGTCGCGCGGGGCCACGCCCGGCTGCTGGTACGGCGCGAATCCCTGGACGACATCCGCAGCCGCGACGTCGGCCTGTAG